Proteins encoded within one genomic window of Terriglobales bacterium:
- the recG gene encoding ATP-dependent DNA helicase RecG, translated as MLELNTPVQYVKGIGPRVAEVLAAKGIATVEDLLYYLPFRYEDRLNPRTIAELRPGEMATVIAEVRTSGLFRTRSRLDIFHMTAGQGRTTLKCLWFHGRYLEGKFRPGQMVALYGKVEEATKGRGGLEIIQPQFEILSDGAGSNGSEDPAELAAQSLETGRIVPIYESAGERKLTSRWFRQVIHSVLQNLEEIPETIPKAIRERIGLIPRKEAFWRTHWPEAGESFTDLQSARTPAQRRLIFEELFFLELGLELKRKKQRAQIGISFKLDERSREAIKRVLPFHPTAAQKRVLKEIAADMQQPVPMRRLLQGDVGSGKTIVAFEAAIIAIENGYQVALMAPTEILATQHYLSARRILEKAGYRIVLLTGSLEQDHKRDLRRHISRGDAQLVIGTHALIEESVEFANLGLVIVDEQHRFGVMQRFKLMRKAGSSQPVEPDTLVMTATPIPRTLALTLYGELDSSVLDEMPPGRTPITTKRVSDQVADEVWEFVRRQAKAGHQAYVVYPVIEENEEREVKAAIQMYEKLRREILPDLKIGLLHGRLEAEEKDRIMRRFQKGELDVLVSTTVIEVGVDVPNANVMLVEHAERFGLAQLHQLRGRIGRGSAKSHCILMTGGKVSEDADRRLNELVRTSNGFEIAELDLELRGPGEFFGTRQKGMPSLKVANLVRDRELLEMAKREAAAVMAGPNSDISQEEITRAIQDLRTHWNRHYGLAAVG; from the coding sequence ATGCTGGAACTCAACACCCCGGTTCAGTACGTCAAAGGAATTGGTCCGCGAGTTGCCGAGGTGTTGGCGGCCAAGGGCATTGCCACAGTTGAGGACCTGCTTTATTACCTTCCATTCCGGTATGAAGACCGCCTGAACCCGCGAACCATCGCCGAGTTGCGGCCGGGTGAGATGGCCACGGTGATTGCCGAGGTACGGACGTCGGGCCTGTTCCGTACACGGTCTCGCCTGGATATCTTTCACATGACCGCTGGGCAGGGTCGAACCACATTGAAGTGTCTCTGGTTTCATGGCCGTTATCTGGAGGGCAAGTTTCGTCCCGGGCAGATGGTGGCGCTGTATGGCAAGGTGGAAGAAGCCACCAAGGGTAGAGGTGGGCTGGAGATCATACAGCCGCAATTCGAGATCCTGAGCGACGGCGCCGGAAGTAACGGCTCAGAAGATCCCGCTGAATTGGCCGCGCAGTCGCTTGAGACCGGGCGCATTGTTCCCATTTACGAATCCGCAGGGGAGCGCAAGCTCACCAGTCGCTGGTTTCGGCAGGTCATTCATTCCGTGCTTCAGAACCTGGAAGAAATTCCCGAGACCATCCCGAAAGCCATCCGGGAGCGCATTGGGCTAATCCCCCGCAAAGAGGCGTTCTGGCGAACCCACTGGCCGGAAGCGGGCGAGAGCTTTACCGACCTGCAATCCGCCCGTACTCCAGCCCAGCGGCGGCTGATTTTTGAGGAACTCTTCTTCCTGGAGTTGGGCCTGGAGCTCAAGCGCAAAAAGCAGCGAGCGCAGATCGGAATTTCCTTCAAACTGGACGAGCGTTCGCGCGAGGCCATTAAGCGGGTACTGCCCTTCCATCCCACAGCCGCCCAGAAGCGGGTCCTGAAGGAGATTGCCGCAGACATGCAGCAACCAGTCCCCATGCGGCGACTGCTGCAGGGTGATGTTGGGTCGGGCAAGACGATTGTGGCCTTCGAGGCGGCAATCATTGCCATAGAGAACGGGTACCAGGTTGCGCTGATGGCGCCGACGGAAATTCTGGCTACCCAACATTATCTTTCTGCGCGGCGAATCCTTGAAAAAGCGGGCTACAGGATTGTTTTACTTACGGGTTCGTTGGAACAAGACCACAAACGCGATCTGCGGCGGCATATCTCAAGGGGCGACGCCCAATTGGTGATTGGCACACATGCGCTCATTGAAGAAAGTGTGGAATTCGCCAATCTCGGCTTGGTGATCGTTGACGAGCAGCACCGCTTCGGTGTCATGCAGCGTTTCAAGCTGATGCGAAAAGCAGGGAGCTCGCAGCCCGTGGAGCCAGACACGCTGGTGATGACTGCAACTCCCATCCCACGAACGCTCGCACTCACACTCTATGGCGAACTCGACAGCAGTGTGCTGGACGAGATGCCGCCAGGACGGACGCCGATCACCACCAAACGAGTTTCTGACCAAGTCGCTGATGAGGTCTGGGAATTCGTGCGCCGGCAGGCCAAGGCAGGTCACCAGGCATACGTCGTTTATCCGGTGATTGAAGAAAACGAAGAACGGGAAGTCAAAGCCGCTATCCAGATGTACGAGAAATTACGACGTGAGATCTTGCCAGACCTGAAGATCGGATTGCTGCACGGACGGCTTGAGGCAGAGGAAAAAGACAGAATTATGCGCCGCTTTCAAAAAGGTGAACTGGATGTCCTGGTTTCAACCACGGTGATTGAGGTCGGCGTGGATGTCCCGAATGCCAACGTCATGCTGGTGGAGCACGCTGAGCGCTTCGGGCTCGCTCAGTTACACCAACTGCGAGGACGAATTGGCCGGGGCAGCGCGAAATCTCACTGCATCCTGATGACGGGCGGCAAAGTGTCCGAAGACGCAGATCGCCGCCTCAATGAGTTGGTGCGGACCAGCAATGGCTTTGAAATCGCCGAACTCGATTTGGAATTGCGAGGCCCCGGAGAATTCTTCGGCACCAGGCAAAAAGGCATGCCCAGCCTCAAAGTAGCCAATCTTGTGCGTGATCGTGAACTCCTGGAGATGGCCAAGCGCGAAGCTGCGGCGGTTATGGCGGGCCCGAACAGCGACATTTCTCAGGAGGAGATCACGCGCGCCATCCAGGACTTGCGCACACACTGGAACCGCCACTACGGCCTGGCGGCAGTGGGTTGA
- a CDS encoding ImmA/IrrE family metallo-endopeptidase yields the protein MFRSPVFSSTFGFLLALSMCAPAHAQQFTSATGGNTLPSSGSTIGDIARQYREKKRSEVKMTERDKQEIFSSVDKILAFASQDTGLTRHASVGRLLLGQADVEQRVQQRMGDDKSAQRLERTELTLKKFGLLPRDFQMRAVAASIAGENIAAFYDPKTKTIYLMNWMPAEQQRPVLAHELTHALQDQNFNLLKWTPGLSETDRKPNDDPRDNVATEMDPGEQSSGRMAVIEGQAMIVLVDYNLSEYGASLQRMPQLIESMKNRMESLAETPSLHQAPLVLRNGLIFPYREGFAFEAELLVHGGKESAFTRPFARPPVSTHEVLHPEAYLAGEKTSNPAIPSLQALTGNSYEPLDSGTIGEMDLRTLIQQFEGKLTATQLSPSWDGGSYVAMKRKSAGSGPLTTKDVALVYVSKWKSAQAAQRFANLYAASVAHRYATVSNLSSSCSGACASLQFNTEEGPVVVERWKNLVLATEGFDQDTAQKLRTTLLSANSTVTAVAASTPDLTLRFAASPEFGALRQALDAEIFRALHDVQPTAARP from the coding sequence ATGTTCAGATCACCCGTGTTCTCAAGCACTTTTGGCTTTCTTCTGGCGCTCAGCATGTGCGCTCCGGCTCATGCCCAGCAATTTACTAGCGCGACCGGCGGCAACACTCTCCCGTCCTCGGGTTCGACCATCGGCGATATCGCACGCCAATACCGCGAGAAGAAACGCTCCGAAGTGAAGATGACCGAACGGGACAAGCAAGAGATATTTAGCTCGGTGGATAAGATTCTGGCCTTTGCCAGCCAAGACACGGGTCTAACCAGGCACGCCAGCGTGGGCCGTCTACTCCTGGGTCAGGCGGACGTAGAGCAGCGAGTGCAGCAGCGGATGGGAGATGACAAATCAGCCCAGCGCTTGGAACGGACGGAACTAACGCTGAAGAAGTTTGGCCTGCTTCCTCGCGACTTCCAGATGCGTGCCGTCGCCGCTTCTATCGCGGGCGAAAACATTGCTGCGTTCTATGATCCTAAGACCAAGACAATCTATCTGATGAACTGGATGCCCGCCGAGCAGCAGCGCCCGGTGCTGGCCCATGAACTGACGCACGCGTTGCAGGACCAAAATTTCAACTTGCTGAAGTGGACTCCAGGGCTGAGCGAAACTGACCGAAAGCCCAATGATGATCCACGAGACAACGTCGCAACCGAGATGGATCCTGGGGAGCAGAGTTCCGGGCGCATGGCAGTGATAGAGGGCCAGGCCATGATTGTGTTGGTTGACTACAACCTCTCTGAGTACGGCGCCAGCTTGCAACGTATGCCGCAATTGATCGAGTCCATGAAAAACCGAATGGAATCCCTGGCCGAGACCCCGAGCCTTCATCAGGCGCCCCTGGTCCTGCGCAACGGCCTGATTTTTCCATACCGTGAAGGGTTCGCTTTTGAAGCCGAGCTGCTGGTACATGGCGGCAAGGAATCGGCCTTTACCCGGCCTTTCGCGCGCCCGCCTGTAAGCACACATGAAGTGTTACACCCAGAGGCTTATTTAGCGGGAGAGAAGACGAGCAATCCCGCAATTCCGAGCCTGCAAGCTCTAACCGGTAATTCTTACGAGCCACTCGACTCCGGCACCATCGGCGAAATGGATCTCCGCACGCTCATACAGCAATTCGAGGGAAAGCTGACAGCAACCCAGCTTTCACCATCATGGGACGGCGGTTCGTACGTTGCCATGAAACGAAAGTCGGCAGGCTCCGGACCACTTACCACCAAAGATGTGGCGCTGGTTTACGTCTCCAAATGGAAGTCCGCACAAGCGGCGCAAAGGTTTGCCAACTTGTATGCTGCGTCAGTAGCGCACCGTTATGCCACGGTCAGCAACTTGTCTTCTTCCTGCTCGGGTGCTTGCGCATCATTGCAGTTCAATACCGAAGAAGGACCGGTCGTGGTGGAGCGCTGGAAGAATCTGGTTCTGGCGACGGAGGGCTTTGATCAGGATACGGCTCAGAAGTTGCGCACCACTTTGCTGAGCGCAAACTCCACCGTGACCGCAGTTGCAGCCAGCACTCCTGATCTGACTTTGCGCTTCGCCGCCTCGCCCGAGTTTGGCGCACTACGGCAGGCCCTGGACGCAGAAATTTTTCGGGCACTGCACGATGTTCAACCCACTGCCGCCAGGCCGTAG
- the selA gene encoding L-seryl-tRNA(Sec) selenium transferase encodes MASSQNFITDCVQIGQMPDKTASQTEAIRAQLFRKLPALDEVLHTHKVIELIADNGHVAVAEAGRAVLLRLREEIAAGRLDAAGVGLAISGLGDAIERQLRQTTQYSLRTVINATGVVLHTNLGRAPLSARALEHVYKIASEYSNLEFDIVTGERGKRDVHIERLFAKLLDSAHDGHLATVVVNNNAAAVLLALNTLAEGGEVIVSRGELVEIGGSFRIPEVMSKSGAILREVGTTNRTRVADYERAITERTRLLLRVHRSNFQITGFTEQPVLEELVELGHRRNVPVVEDLGSGALFDLRSIGINDEPNVGDSLRAGVDVVTYSGDKLLGGPQAGLLSGRRELITRVRANPLFRALRVDKLTYAALEATLLEYVRQNHDAIPALRLMRLPLTEIARRADELKHNLDASPRAARLSAEIRDGESVIGGGAAPAAKLPTSVLALSCEGLSADELAARLRRNDPPVVARVEEERVLLDLRTIFPEQDAAVLQALLSSTPS; translated from the coding sequence GTGGCAAGTTCACAGAATTTCATCACCGATTGTGTTCAAATAGGCCAAATGCCGGACAAGACTGCATCGCAAACGGAAGCTATTCGGGCGCAGTTATTTCGGAAACTGCCGGCGCTCGATGAAGTGCTTCACACACATAAAGTTATAGAGCTAATCGCAGATAACGGCCATGTTGCTGTGGCGGAAGCCGGACGCGCAGTCCTGCTGCGTTTACGGGAGGAGATCGCTGCTGGCCGGCTGGATGCCGCGGGGGTGGGATTAGCAATTTCAGGTTTGGGAGATGCCATAGAGAGGCAATTACGCCAGACAACGCAATATTCTCTTCGCACGGTTATCAATGCCACCGGCGTGGTGCTGCACACGAACCTGGGCCGCGCGCCGCTGTCGGCGAGGGCACTTGAGCACGTTTATAAAATCGCTTCGGAGTACTCCAATCTCGAGTTTGACATTGTTACCGGTGAGCGCGGCAAGCGCGATGTGCATATAGAGCGGCTATTCGCCAAGTTGTTGGACTCAGCTCATGATGGCCATCTGGCGACAGTTGTGGTCAACAATAACGCCGCTGCGGTTCTGCTCGCACTGAACACACTTGCCGAAGGAGGCGAGGTCATCGTCTCACGCGGGGAACTGGTGGAGATTGGCGGATCATTTCGTATTCCAGAAGTAATGTCGAAGTCGGGGGCTATCTTACGTGAGGTGGGCACCACGAACCGCACGCGGGTCGCCGATTACGAGCGCGCGATCACTGAGAGGACCAGGCTTCTGTTGCGCGTGCATCGCTCAAACTTCCAGATCACCGGATTTACCGAACAACCTGTCCTGGAAGAGCTGGTTGAATTGGGTCACCGGAGAAATGTTCCAGTGGTGGAGGACTTGGGCAGTGGCGCGCTCTTCGACTTACGATCCATCGGAATCAATGACGAACCTAACGTGGGCGATAGTTTGCGTGCCGGTGTGGACGTGGTGACTTATAGCGGAGATAAACTGCTGGGTGGCCCGCAGGCGGGGCTGCTAAGTGGCAGACGTGAGCTCATAACACGTGTCCGTGCCAACCCGCTCTTCCGGGCGCTGCGAGTGGACAAGCTCACCTATGCGGCACTGGAAGCCACCCTGCTGGAGTACGTCCGGCAGAACCACGACGCCATTCCGGCTCTGCGGTTGATGCGCTTGCCGCTAACAGAAATCGCTCGTCGAGCAGACGAACTGAAGCACAACCTTGACGCCTCACCACGTGCGGCGCGCTTGAGTGCGGAAATTCGTGATGGGGAATCGGTGATTGGTGGCGGCGCCGCGCCGGCAGCCAAACTGCCCACAAGTGTCCTGGCCTTGAGCTGTGAAGGCCTGAGCGCGGACGAGTTAGCAGCCCGTTTGCGACGAAACGATCCGCCGGTAGTTGCCCGTGTGGAAGAAGAGCGTGTGCTGCTCGACTTGCGCACCATATTTCCAGAACAGGATGCCGCTGTCCTGCAGGCTCTGCTGAGTTCCACGCCCTCGTAG